The following are from one region of the Candidatus Hydrogenedentota bacterium genome:
- a CDS encoding Gfo/Idh/MocA family oxidoreductase has translation MNKLGVGMVGAGWVAGEYLRAFSANPHTEIRAVCARNKDRANALTGQKGVSCEILTDYERLLAMDGIDIVVIATPPDCHCAQAVAAAQAGKHMVLEKAMAVGIQEARAIRDAVAKAGVKSVVSFVLRWNPLFEIIKKQLADDTIGDIFFGEVDYFHGIGPWYKLYGWNVKREVGASSLLAAGCHAMDALRWFMGGEVAEVFQYSTFGRGADFKEYEYDPTSCTVCKFTDGRIGKVVSCIECIQPYVFDINLVGTHGTIRNNQIYSRAKFPGQTSWVQVPTVLPDSGDVTHHPFTDEVAHLVDCIQRDRESHANVADAYKTHEICYAADLSGKEGRPVALPLP, from the coding sequence ATGAACAAACTCGGAGTGGGCATGGTCGGGGCCGGTTGGGTCGCCGGAGAATATCTGCGTGCTTTCTCTGCAAACCCGCACACGGAAATACGCGCGGTCTGCGCAAGGAACAAGGACCGCGCCAACGCGCTTACGGGCCAGAAGGGCGTGTCCTGCGAGATTCTGACCGACTACGAGCGGCTGCTCGCCATGGACGGCATCGATATCGTCGTGATTGCCACGCCGCCAGACTGTCATTGCGCGCAGGCCGTCGCCGCTGCGCAGGCGGGCAAGCATATGGTCCTGGAAAAGGCGATGGCAGTCGGCATCCAGGAAGCGCGCGCCATCCGGGACGCAGTGGCCAAGGCGGGCGTGAAATCGGTGGTCAGCTTCGTGCTTCGCTGGAACCCGCTTTTCGAGATCATCAAGAAGCAGCTGGCGGACGACACCATAGGCGACATCTTTTTCGGCGAGGTGGACTATTTCCACGGCATCGGGCCGTGGTACAAACTCTACGGCTGGAACGTGAAGCGGGAGGTGGGCGCCAGTTCGCTGCTTGCGGCGGGCTGTCACGCGATGGACGCGTTGCGCTGGTTCATGGGCGGTGAAGTGGCGGAGGTGTTTCAATACTCGACGTTCGGCCGCGGCGCCGATTTCAAGGAATACGAGTACGATCCCACCTCCTGCACGGTATGCAAATTCACGGACGGGCGCATCGGCAAGGTCGTCTCGTGCATCGAGTGTATCCAGCCCTACGTTTTCGACATCAATCTCGTTGGCACACACGGCACGATCCGCAATAACCAGATTTATTCGCGCGCCAAGTTCCCCGGTCAGACGTCTTGGGTTCAGGTGCCTACGGTGCTGCCGGACAGCGGCGATGTAACGCATCATCCCTTCACGGACGAGGTTGCGCACCTCGTCGATTGCATTCAGCGGGACCGGGAGAGCCACGCTAATGTGGCCGACGCCTACAAGACGCACGAGATCTGCTATGCCGCGGATTTGTCGGGGAAGGAAGGGCGGCCGGTTGCGCTGCCCTTGCCGTAA
- a CDS encoding ABC transporter permease: MWNEEIKRVVAKHSPLFILAGLCVLFAVISPPFRMPHNVQQVMARTTFVGVLAVGQLLVILTAGIDLSVGSVAALAGMAGCFCMKSAGLEQVFGDDSLALAALGVLAGAATGLACGLTNGLLVAKGRIPPFIVTLGMMMIARGAARLLSGGTNISDLPEVFAWLGGSRAWWFPVAITLTITAAGAVTLALARFGRYLYAVGGNREAARLSGLPVDRIRIAAYAICGLLAGFGGMVLASRTMIGSPNAAEMSELDAIAACVIGGASLMGGEGGALTSLAGALIMAVLTNFCILMGLNDNWQRVLIGSLIIALVFYDNLRKRRVGLLKE, translated from the coding sequence ATGTGGAACGAAGAAATAAAGCGGGTCGTAGCGAAGCATTCGCCGCTGTTCATCCTTGCGGGATTGTGCGTCCTGTTTGCGGTTATCTCGCCTCCGTTTCGCATGCCGCACAACGTGCAGCAGGTCATGGCGCGCACAACCTTTGTCGGCGTGCTTGCCGTGGGTCAACTGCTTGTGATCTTGACCGCGGGCATCGACTTATCCGTGGGCAGCGTGGCGGCGCTCGCGGGCATGGCCGGCTGTTTCTGCATGAAATCGGCCGGGCTGGAACAGGTCTTTGGCGATGACTCGCTCGCGCTTGCCGCGCTGGGCGTGCTCGCGGGTGCAGCCACGGGTCTCGCCTGTGGACTGACCAACGGCCTGCTGGTGGCGAAAGGCCGTATTCCGCCGTTTATCGTGACGCTGGGCATGATGATGATTGCGCGCGGCGCCGCGCGGCTGCTCTCCGGCGGAACCAACATCTCCGATCTGCCGGAAGTCTTCGCCTGGCTCGGCGGTTCGCGTGCCTGGTGGTTTCCTGTCGCAATAACGTTGACCATCACGGCAGCCGGCGCCGTGACCTTGGCCCTTGCGCGGTTTGGGCGGTATCTATATGCCGTAGGCGGCAACCGCGAAGCCGCGCGTTTGTCTGGTTTGCCCGTAGACCGGATCCGCATCGCCGCCTATGCGATTTGCGGCCTCCTCGCGGGGTTCGGCGGGATGGTCCTGGCGTCGCGCACGATGATCGGGTCGCCGAACGCCGCCGAGATGAGCGAATTGGACGCCATCGCCGCGTGCGTGATAGGCGGCGCGAGTCTGATGGGCGGCGAGGGCGGCGCGTTGACGTCGCTTGCGGGCGCGCTCATCATGGCCGTGCTCACCAATTTCTGCATTCTGATGGGCTTGAACGACAACTGGCAGCGGGTGTTGATCGGGTCGCTGATCATCGCGCTCGTCTTCTACGACAATCTGCGCAAACGGCGCGTCGGACTGCTTAAGGAATAA
- a CDS encoding alcohol dehydrogenase catalytic domain-containing protein has protein sequence MRALVFDGELRLVEAPLPRVRPGEALIRVLVAGVCNTDLEIMRGYMRFEGIPGHEFVGIVEDAEHRHLIGKRVVGEINCVCHACQFCQLEMPHHCLNRTVLGIQGRNGAFAEFLALPEENLHLAPSSIRDDVAVFTEPVASAFRIAEQVVITGDDRVVVLGDGKLGQLCAQVLWLQTKNLVCVGKHPWKLEMLARLGIGTVLADEPVERGADIVVEATGSESGLARALELVRPEGSIILKTTVPRATALEFSVPVVNEVRIVGSRCGPFRPAMDALAMGNVEVRPMISEVFPLADGVAALRRAQDAGVMKVLIQV, from the coding sequence ATGCGCGCACTCGTGTTTGACGGCGAGTTACGGCTTGTGGAAGCGCCGTTGCCGCGCGTGAGACCCGGTGAAGCACTGATTCGCGTGCTGGTGGCGGGCGTCTGCAACACCGACCTCGAGATCATGCGGGGCTACATGCGGTTTGAAGGCATCCCCGGCCATGAGTTCGTCGGGATTGTGGAAGACGCGGAACACCGTCACCTGATTGGCAAACGGGTGGTCGGAGAGATCAACTGCGTCTGTCACGCTTGTCAGTTCTGTCAACTCGAGATGCCGCACCACTGCCTGAACCGCACGGTGCTCGGTATCCAGGGCCGGAATGGCGCATTCGCGGAGTTTCTCGCCCTGCCGGAGGAAAACCTGCACCTGGCGCCGTCCTCCATCCGGGACGATGTGGCCGTGTTCACGGAACCGGTCGCCTCCGCGTTCCGGATCGCGGAGCAGGTAGTCATCACGGGCGATGACCGCGTCGTAGTGCTGGGGGATGGCAAGTTGGGCCAGCTCTGCGCCCAGGTCTTATGGCTGCAAACGAAGAATCTGGTGTGCGTGGGCAAGCATCCCTGGAAGCTGGAAATGCTGGCCCGTCTGGGGATCGGCACGGTGCTCGCCGACGAGCCGGTCGAACGAGGGGCCGACATTGTCGTCGAGGCAACCGGTTCGGAGAGCGGCCTGGCGCGCGCGCTTGAACTGGTGCGCCCCGAGGGCTCGATCATCCTGAAGACGACCGTTCCGCGGGCGACCGCACTCGAATTCAGCGTGCCGGTGGTCAACGAAGTGCGCATTGTGGGCAGCCGTTGCGGCCCCTTCCGCCCGGCCATGGACGCGCTGGCGATGGGCAACGTCGAGGTGCGGCCCATGATCTCCGAGGTGTTCCCGCTCGCCGATGGGGTCGCCGCGCTCCGCCGCGCGCAGGATGCCGGGGTGATGAAGGTGCTGATTCAAGTGTGA
- the hisS gene encoding histidine--tRNA ligase, with product MTEKRQFVEPRTLKGFQDLFPGDVLPRQRLLRAIESVFERYGFAPVETPAMEYLDVLLGAGGEGANKELFRFESPENEAIALRFDLTVPFARLLAQYPEQLKPPFRRYAIGPVWRADKPGVGRFRQFVQCDIDVAGAATVAVDAEIIAVMADIMRAAGATRFTAVINNRKVIDALLDACGVTEQARQKHVLRIIDKLDKAGADNVRLELGPGRVDESGDPIPGAKLDGATIGRILDFIAIEGGSRAAVAAALETALPDSKAAQEAIAEMLELSDALDALGVDEAHARFTPSLARGLDYYTGPVFEMALPDAPQFGSVMGGGRYDGLVSRFLDRPVPCTGMSVGLDRLVAALRHTGCLDDVSTPVQVLVVTMGNVPKTETLRLGAELRAAGLCTETFFASKKKMQMGNQLSHADHYGIPVAVILGEDELAHGVVAVKDLCAGKAEREHIVDREAYREAGKTGQVTVPRGEMVPAIRALLDQHRA from the coding sequence ATGACCGAAAAAAGACAATTCGTTGAACCACGCACGCTGAAAGGCTTCCAGGACCTGTTCCCGGGCGATGTGCTCCCGAGACAGCGCCTCTTGCGCGCAATCGAGTCCGTTTTCGAGCGATACGGGTTCGCGCCCGTCGAGACGCCCGCCATGGAGTATCTCGACGTGCTGCTTGGCGCAGGCGGCGAAGGCGCAAACAAGGAACTGTTCCGCTTCGAAAGCCCCGAAAACGAAGCCATTGCGCTGCGGTTCGACCTCACGGTGCCGTTCGCGCGTCTGCTCGCCCAGTACCCCGAACAATTGAAACCGCCGTTCCGGCGCTACGCCATCGGCCCGGTCTGGCGCGCGGACAAGCCGGGCGTGGGCCGTTTCCGCCAGTTCGTGCAGTGCGACATCGACGTCGCAGGCGCCGCGACGGTTGCGGTGGATGCGGAGATCATCGCCGTGATGGCGGACATCATGCGCGCCGCGGGCGCGACACGCTTCACGGCCGTTATCAACAACCGCAAGGTCATCGACGCCCTGCTGGACGCTTGCGGGGTCACGGAGCAGGCCCGGCAGAAACACGTACTGCGCATTATCGATAAGCTGGACAAGGCCGGGGCAGACAATGTACGCCTCGAACTCGGTCCCGGGCGCGTCGACGAATCGGGGGACCCTATTCCCGGCGCGAAGCTCGATGGCGCAACCATTGGACGGATCCTGGACTTCATCGCGATTGAGGGCGGCAGCCGCGCGGCTGTCGCCGCGGCGCTGGAGACCGCGCTGCCAGACAGCAAGGCCGCGCAAGAGGCCATTGCGGAGATGCTCGAACTCTCGGACGCACTGGATGCTTTGGGCGTAGACGAGGCACACGCCCGCTTCACGCCGAGCCTCGCCCGTGGACTCGATTACTACACCGGGCCCGTGTTCGAGATGGCGCTCCCCGATGCGCCGCAATTCGGCTCCGTGATGGGCGGGGGCCGTTACGACGGCCTGGTCTCGCGGTTCCTGGACCGCCCGGTCCCCTGCACGGGCATGTCGGTCGGACTCGACCGGCTGGTCGCGGCGCTCAGGCACACGGGGTGCCTCGACGATGTCAGCACGCCCGTGCAGGTGCTCGTGGTGACGATGGGAAACGTGCCGAAAACGGAAACGCTGCGGCTTGGCGCGGAACTGCGCGCCGCAGGGCTCTGCACCGAGACGTTCTTCGCCTCAAAGAAGAAGATGCAGATGGGCAACCAGCTTTCGCACGCGGACCACTACGGAATTCCCGTCGCCGTCATTCTCGGGGAGGACGAACTGGCCCATGGCGTCGTAGCGGTAAAAGATCTGTGCGCGGGCAAGGCCGAGCGCGAGCACATCGTCGACCGCGAAGCCTATCGCGAAGCGGGCAAGACCGGGCAGGTGACGGTGCCACGCGGCGAGATGGTGCCGGCAATACGCGCTCTGCTCGATCAACACCGCGCATAA
- a CDS encoding TetR/AcrR family transcriptional regulator, with product MPSTQTAHKRKCIPARVKNNELVEKKRRELVNAAVGLFTRKGFHRTTTRELAEAAGWSVGLLYEYVKSKEDVLYLVCEAIHRDMEHALRERIGGAATGRASLEAAIAEYMRVCDRMQDAILLIYRETGALDAVSRRFVLRNEERITRIFEEILRAGREDGTLRLRDGRALRLMAHNVVVLGHMWAFRRWFLAKSYTVDEYSRQQTALILNEMTSANEGSRTWPP from the coding sequence ATGCCGTCCACTCAGACCGCGCACAAACGCAAATGCATACCCGCGCGTGTGAAGAACAACGAATTGGTCGAGAAGAAACGCCGCGAACTTGTCAATGCGGCCGTGGGCCTGTTCACTCGGAAGGGGTTCCACCGGACGACGACACGCGAATTGGCCGAGGCGGCGGGCTGGTCCGTGGGGCTGCTGTATGAGTACGTGAAGAGCAAGGAGGACGTGCTTTACCTGGTTTGCGAGGCGATCCACAGGGACATGGAGCATGCGTTGCGTGAGCGGATTGGGGGGGCGGCAACGGGCCGCGCGTCGCTTGAGGCGGCGATTGCGGAGTACATGCGCGTCTGCGACCGGATGCAGGACGCGATTCTGCTGATTTACCGCGAAACGGGCGCGCTGGACGCGGTATCCCGCCGCTTCGTATTGCGAAACGAAGAGCGGATCACCCGCATCTTCGAGGAAATCCTGCGCGCCGGGCGGGAAGATGGCACGCTGCGCCTTCGCGACGGCAGGGCGCTGCGGCTCATGGCGCACAACGTCGTCGTGCTCGGACATATGTGGGCGTTCCGGCGCTGGTTCCTTGCCAAGAGCTACACGGTGGATGAATACAGCCGCCAGCAGACGGCGTTGATCTTGAATGAAATGACTTCGGCAAACGAGGGATCCAGGACATGGCCGCCGTGA